A single window of Acidobacteriota bacterium DNA harbors:
- a CDS encoding T9SS type A sorting domain-containing protein, which produces MSQTHRTLLAMLIVLGLLCAQVSAYYPADQSASTGEPEAMGLISPGLTEYRGEIQCELEKALERGLDGWTVKRNPSRHISFTATGKPIELTGDSSDRGNAVQTLVSSFIDFERWNLNEPTVISFGELTRVDFSQTRDGYCGENAGIHCVLDARGRLSFLTVELLDLSVVQPHILWTRDQATQAIESEFRSYRPERVQFEDIAYTEAADGKVHLTYRFLVNTGEPIGAHLAYVDAGSGEIVKQQDVLLRFNGDIDGHISGAWKEMDESDPFTFGSFAAASYRVGYEPGTPGVPPLAALGSLGGSFTETGELFSNDTGYYHYTSKVGVDEYYFKYFMGNDVCLTLVDDGSGNFVRPFAVSDTFNIVDSLSFTLDFDWTETQLLLDHPEYYKDLNIAYHLKKMHTWYADWLGEDLAFERVAVKAHLTGGWAGYFVPGEIGIDTYSGYNTYVIYHEMAHQVAYHSILLRFGSLPTWWNEGQADYFASDLRNTTPVFDYSYYVPNWCGVQTDHHKLGGTQSGSWWQIRSALGSGYTDSLVFYSSAYDISTPAQAVRSLLLADDDNGDLSDSTPNAGTICSAYADHWLGPHATLVFMKDGDILCVDQYGTHYPAHVNLDPVTWQVLDTYPWDFLVWDFGDGTPADTSLAPVHAYTDWGTYYITCTAHYPWGQNVETQEVIVEGICGDVDYSGFVDSMDEQYLHDYLYSGGPAPVPWISGDVNCDTKVNVSDLCYLIDYLYSSGPEPCANCGGMYPKPAAERLAADVEISLSFNDGVTTVSLSTPYNLRALQLELVGNSDAAPVNLIEDGVAMAVWRSEETVTVGLFDRKGSRRVPAGSYEVIRVRGDFTLTEVVVVDTNNYDLTLHPSGAGEDRQLPTTFALEQNHPNPFNPTTNVSFGLPVASEVRLRVYNTLGQQVATLVDGRLEAGVHTVAWDASHVASGVYLYRLEAGDFVQTKKMVLLK; this is translated from the coding sequence ATGTCACAAACACATCGAACACTGTTGGCAATGCTGATTGTCCTGGGTCTTCTTTGCGCTCAGGTGTCTGCCTATTACCCGGCCGACCAGTCCGCTTCAACCGGCGAGCCCGAGGCCATGGGGCTGATCTCACCGGGTCTAACCGAGTACCGTGGAGAAATTCAATGCGAGCTTGAGAAGGCGCTCGAGAGAGGCCTGGACGGGTGGACCGTCAAGAGAAATCCATCTCGGCACATTTCCTTTACGGCAACCGGAAAGCCCATCGAACTCACAGGTGATTCATCGGATAGAGGAAACGCCGTACAAACACTGGTCTCGAGCTTTATTGACTTTGAACGCTGGAACCTCAACGAGCCGACCGTTATCAGTTTCGGGGAACTGACCCGGGTAGACTTTTCCCAGACGAGGGACGGATATTGCGGCGAAAACGCCGGCATCCACTGCGTGCTTGATGCACGGGGCAGGCTCAGCTTCCTAACCGTCGAGTTGCTCGACCTCAGCGTTGTGCAGCCTCACATACTGTGGACAAGAGACCAAGCAACACAGGCAATTGAGAGCGAGTTCCGTTCATACCGGCCGGAGCGTGTGCAGTTTGAAGACATTGCCTATACCGAAGCCGCGGACGGAAAAGTACATCTGACATACCGGTTTCTGGTCAACACGGGTGAGCCGATCGGGGCACATTTGGCCTACGTGGATGCAGGATCGGGCGAGATAGTGAAGCAGCAGGATGTACTTCTGCGATTCAACGGTGACATTGATGGTCATATATCCGGTGCGTGGAAGGAAATGGACGAGTCTGATCCATTCACGTTCGGTTCTTTTGCAGCCGCTTCCTATCGGGTCGGATACGAACCAGGCACACCAGGCGTACCTCCTCTAGCGGCACTCGGCAGTCTGGGGGGCTCGTTTACGGAGACGGGGGAGTTGTTCTCGAATGATACAGGCTACTACCACTATACCAGTAAAGTCGGCGTTGACGAGTACTATTTCAAGTACTTTATGGGCAATGACGTGTGCCTAACGCTCGTGGACGACGGCAGTGGTAACTTTGTCCGACCGTTTGCCGTTTCCGATACATTTAACATAGTGGATAGCCTTTCCTTTACTCTCGATTTTGACTGGACTGAGACGCAGCTTCTGCTGGACCACCCGGAGTACTATAAAGACCTGAACATAGCCTACCACCTCAAAAAGATGCACACCTGGTACGCCGACTGGCTGGGAGAGGACCTTGCCTTTGAAAGAGTAGCCGTAAAAGCACATCTCACCGGTGGCTGGGCCGGCTACTTTGTTCCCGGTGAAATAGGAATTGACACCTACAGCGGGTACAACACCTATGTCATCTACCATGAGATGGCTCATCAGGTCGCATATCACAGCATCCTTTTGCGTTTTGGCTCGCTACCCACCTGGTGGAACGAAGGGCAAGCCGACTATTTCGCTTCTGATCTGCGGAACACTACCCCTGTTTTTGACTATAGCTACTACGTGCCGAACTGGTGCGGAGTGCAAACGGACCACCACAAACTGGGCGGTACGCAGTCCGGCTCGTGGTGGCAGATTCGATCCGCACTTGGTTCCGGCTATACCGACAGCCTCGTTTTCTACTCGAGTGCGTATGACATATCAACACCGGCACAGGCGGTGCGGTCACTCCTTCTGGCCGATGATGACAACGGCGATTTGTCAGACAGCACGCCAAACGCGGGAACAATCTGCAGCGCTTATGCTGATCACTGGCTCGGCCCGCACGCCACGTTAGTGTTCATGAAGGACGGGGACATACTATGCGTAGATCAGTATGGCACACACTACCCGGCACATGTGAACCTTGATCCGGTGACCTGGCAAGTCCTTGACACGTACCCCTGGGACTTCCTGGTGTGGGATTTCGGAGATGGCACTCCGGCCGATACTTCGTTAGCTCCCGTACACGCTTACACTGACTGGGGCACATACTACATCACTTGCACGGCTCACTACCCGTGGGGTCAAAACGTCGAAACCCAGGAGGTCATCGTCGAGGGCATCTGCGGCGACGTCGACTACAGCGGTTTTGTCGATTCGATGGACGAGCAGTACCTGCACGACTACCTTTACTCCGGCGGTCCGGCGCCCGTGCCGTGGATTTCCGGAGACGTCAACTGTGACACCAAGGTCAACGTCAGCGATCTGTGTTACCTGATCGATTACCTGTACTCGAGCGGCCCTGAACCATGTGCCAACTGCGGCGGTATGTACCCGAAGCCGGCGGCCGAGCGGCTGGCGGCCGATGTGGAGATCAGTCTCAGTTTCAACGACGGCGTGACCACTGTCTCGCTCAGTACGCCGTATAACCTGCGCGCCCTACAGCTCGAACTGGTGGGGAACTCCGATGCAGCGCCGGTCAACCTGATCGAGGACGGGGTAGCGATGGCAGTGTGGCGGTCTGAGGAAACGGTCACGGTCGGCCTCTTTGACCGCAAAGGGTCACGTCGCGTGCCGGCCGGCAGTTACGAGGTCATCCGCGTCAGGGGTGATTTCACACTGACGGAAGTGGTGGTGGTGGACACCAACAATTACGACCTTACCCTTCACCCGTCCGGCGCGGGCGAAGATCGGCAACTGCCGACGACGTTCGCGCTGGAACAGAACCACCCCAACCCGTTCAACCCGACCACCAACGTTTCGTTCGGCCTTCCCGTTGCGAGCGAGGTCAGGTTACGGGTCTACAACACGCTCGGGCAGCAGGTAGCGACCCTTGTCGACGGACGGCTCGAGGCGGGCGTTCACACCGTTGCGTGGGACGCGAGCCATGTCGCCAGCGGCGTCTACCTTTACCGGCTCGAGGCGGGAGATTTTGTCCAGACGAAGAAGATGGTGCTGCTGAAGTAA
- a CDS encoding RNA polymerase sigma factor: MSQPADSRRTLDELLDKARQGDKSAEDQLLRYLRVRFVLLAKRRIGEEYAEDLAQEACVTVLQKYRDVPPAGAFEPWAYGVLRNKIGNYLQSSAVRRETDLRNGRMNGLVGRPSVASDPVLKLRLLDCIRKIVKQHPRYARVLNLVYQGYSTTEICRRLKVSPGHCYVLLNRGRKMLSKCLEAEGNK, from the coding sequence ATGTCTCAGCCCGCTGACAGCCGGCGCACCCTGGATGAACTCCTCGACAAGGCGAGACAGGGCGACAAATCCGCGGAAGACCAATTACTTCGATACCTGCGTGTTAGATTCGTTCTGCTTGCCAAAAGAAGAATAGGGGAGGAGTACGCGGAGGATCTGGCCCAGGAGGCCTGCGTCACCGTCTTGCAGAAGTACCGGGACGTGCCGCCTGCGGGCGCGTTTGAGCCCTGGGCATATGGCGTGCTGCGAAACAAGATAGGCAACTATCTGCAAAGCAGCGCCGTGCGAAGGGAAACGGACCTCCGCAACGGACGGATGAACGGCCTCGTCGGCCGGCCGTCGGTCGCCTCCGACCCGGTCCTGAAGCTCAGGCTTCTGGATTGTATCAGAAAGATCGTGAAGCAGCACCCGCGGTACGCGAGAGTTCTCAACCTCGTTTACCAGGGCTACAGCACCACGGAGATTTGCCGCCGGCTGAAGGTCAGCCCCGGCCACTGCTATGTTCTGCTGAACCGGGGTCGAAAGATGCTGAGCAAATGCCTGGAAGCAGAGGGGAACAAATGA
- a CDS encoding zf-HC2 domain-containing protein, whose product MTADKCTDPEAGALVHAWELGALPDEDAERFEIHLLRCPSCFATVQRFERQATLLREDADIRSQVQSAVVGETGQASVARRLRDYLWPGTPLVFRPALALVVIMLLIYPAYRGIQRLAGGDIEEVQMIHLFPSRAASDAVFRAGPGTDGVISFVFRGAVPGQSYRVTVAMEDGAVLWRDNSYASFDEYETGRLLLPASLMQPGRYEVRITDPDGSPPANEQTYTFTIEP is encoded by the coding sequence ATGACTGCTGATAAGTGCACAGATCCTGAGGCCGGAGCCCTTGTGCATGCATGGGAACTGGGCGCGCTGCCGGACGAGGATGCGGAACGCTTTGAAATCCACCTGCTGCGCTGTCCGAGCTGCTTCGCAACGGTACAAAGATTCGAACGGCAGGCGACGCTGCTGCGCGAGGACGCCGATATACGCAGCCAGGTTCAGAGCGCCGTCGTCGGAGAAACGGGGCAGGCATCCGTTGCCCGTAGGCTCCGGGACTACCTGTGGCCCGGCACGCCGCTGGTGTTCAGGCCGGCGCTGGCGCTGGTGGTAATCATGCTGCTGATCTACCCGGCCTACCGCGGGATACAGCGTCTGGCCGGCGGCGACATCGAGGAAGTCCAGATGATCCACCTCTTCCCGTCGCGCGCCGCTTCGGATGCCGTGTTCCGGGCGGGTCCGGGCACGGACGGTGTCATTTCGTTCGTCTTTCGCGGTGCCGTCCCGGGCCAGAGCTACCGGGTGACAGTGGCAATGGAAGACGGTGCGGTCCTGTGGCGGGACAACTCGTATGCCTCTTTCGATGAATATGAGACCGGTCGGTTGCTGCTGCCTGCTTCCCTCATGCAGCCGGGGCGATACGAAGTGCGAATAACCGATCCGGACGGCTCGCCGCCGGCCAACGAGCAGACATACACGTTCACAATAGAGCCGTGA
- a CDS encoding P1 family peptidase: protein MLQCDPALLVWLSSSILLLAAAGSSSGSARRRKRARDLGIEVGELTPGAANAITDVPGVRVGHKTVVSGAAIRTGVTAVLPHDGNLYQEKVPAAVCVGNGFGKLAGYTQVEELGNIETPILLTNTMSVGTVVTAVVNYTLSRPGNEEIRSVNAVVGETNDVYLNDIRSARVTERDVVDAIEAAQPGPVGEGSIGAGTGTTAFGFKSGIGTASRLVPAAEGRRYVLGVLAQTNFGGRLEINGVPVGRELGRPGLSGDAEKGIDGSCMLVVATDAPLCSRNLKRIARRAFCGLARTGSYLGNGSGDYAVCFSTAYRIPNNTRQPYALPPLLPNDAMTPFFQAVIEATEESVYNSLFAATAVKGFKGRVSEPLPVDEVVRICRKYRRLGSPDGSSE from the coding sequence ATGTTGCAGTGTGATCCTGCTCTTCTTGTCTGGCTGTCTTCGTCAATCCTTCTTCTGGCCGCCGCGGGTTCATCTTCGGGCAGCGCCCGGCGGCGCAAACGGGCGCGGGATCTCGGCATTGAAGTGGGAGAGCTGACACCAGGTGCGGCGAACGCAATTACCGACGTTCCGGGCGTCAGGGTCGGCCACAAGACGGTTGTCAGCGGGGCCGCTATCCGCACCGGCGTTACCGCCGTTCTGCCGCATGACGGTAACCTGTATCAGGAAAAGGTCCCCGCCGCCGTCTGCGTGGGCAACGGTTTCGGCAAGCTGGCCGGGTACACCCAGGTCGAGGAGCTGGGGAATATCGAAACGCCCATCCTGCTTACCAATACTATGAGCGTCGGCACCGTCGTTACCGCCGTGGTCAACTACACTCTCAGCCGGCCGGGCAACGAGGAGATCAGAAGTGTGAACGCCGTGGTGGGCGAGACAAACGACGTGTATCTCAATGACATTCGTTCGGCGCGTGTCACGGAGAGGGACGTCGTCGACGCCATCGAGGCTGCTCAGCCGGGTCCGGTCGGGGAAGGCAGTATCGGGGCCGGGACAGGCACCACGGCTTTCGGTTTCAAGAGCGGTATTGGGACCGCGTCAAGGCTCGTACCGGCGGCAGAGGGACGCCGCTACGTGCTGGGGGTACTTGCCCAGACAAACTTCGGCGGCCGGCTTGAGATCAACGGGGTACCGGTCGGACGTGAACTTGGTCGTCCCGGGCTGAGCGGCGATGCGGAGAAGGGGATCGACGGCTCCTGCATGCTGGTGGTTGCCACTGATGCGCCGCTGTGCAGCAGAAACCTCAAACGGATAGCCCGGCGGGCTTTCTGCGGCCTGGCCCGAACCGGATCGTACCTGGGCAACGGTTCCGGTGATTACGCCGTCTGCTTCTCCACGGCATATCGAATACCGAACAACACCAGGCAGCCGTATGCCCTGCCGCCGTTGCTTCCGAACGACGCCATGACGCCTTTCTTTCAGGCGGTCATAGAGGCAACCGAGGAATCGGTGTATAATTCCCTGTTTGCGGCAACCGCCGTAAAGGGATTCAAAGGGCGGGTAAGCGAACCCTTGCCCGTCGACGAAGTAGTGCGGATTTGCAGAAAATACCGTCGGCTCGGCTCGCCGGACGGGTCGTCCGAATAG
- a CDS encoding DUF418 domain-containing protein, translating into MPDAGPVGTGHEDDRPAVEPERMSRLGPVSSSERIAAIDVLRGVALLGILVINIELFALPNSVIFNPTVAGGFTGLNLFAWKVDTIFFLEKMMAIFSMLFGGGLILMSGRAEASGRPLCGIYYRRILWLLLIGLAHAYLLWFGDVLFSYALCGLLLYPLRRRSARLLIILGVILLVLGMLIRTGAGTINGMLRENAVAAQEAQARGEDLSAQQRAVMNAWEQMRSMFEPPAAVLAEETAARRGSYSQVLAWRIPHTLMMQTQGFVFMVFWRTAGLMLLGMGLMKLGVLSGMRSPRYYLLMIITGYGIGLPLSGYGAGSLIAHGFDIVYRLTSGNHYSYTGSVLVALGHTGVIMLVCQFGFLEGLTWRLAAVGRTALTNYLAQTLICTTIFYGYGLGLFGRIDRFGLWAFVLGVWLVQLWLSPIWLKRFRFGPAEWLWRSLTYGRLQPMRVAHSDPPDTHPEHPL; encoded by the coding sequence ATGCCGGATGCTGGCCCGGTTGGCACGGGACATGAAGACGACAGGCCCGCCGTCGAGCCTGAGAGGATGAGCCGCCTCGGACCCGTCTCGTCGTCGGAGCGTATCGCGGCGATCGACGTCCTTCGCGGAGTCGCCCTGCTCGGCATCCTGGTCATCAACATCGAACTGTTCGCCTTACCGAATTCCGTCATATTCAACCCCACCGTTGCGGGCGGCTTCACCGGCCTTAACCTGTTCGCCTGGAAGGTTGATACGATCTTCTTCCTGGAAAAGATGATGGCCATCTTCTCCATGCTGTTCGGAGGCGGCCTGATACTCATGTCCGGTCGGGCCGAGGCGTCGGGAAGACCCCTGTGCGGGATCTACTACCGCCGAATCCTGTGGCTCCTGCTGATCGGCCTGGCCCACGCCTACCTGCTCTGGTTCGGCGACGTCCTCTTCTCGTACGCGCTGTGCGGCCTTCTGCTGTATCCGTTGCGGCGGCGGTCGGCCCGGCTCCTGATCATACTCGGAGTCATTCTGCTGGTCCTGGGTATGCTGATCCGGACGGGAGCGGGCACGATCAACGGAATGCTGCGAGAAAACGCGGTGGCGGCGCAGGAGGCGCAGGCACGCGGCGAGGACCTGTCGGCCCAGCAACGGGCGGTGATGAACGCCTGGGAGCAAATGCGCTCAATGTTCGAGCCCCCGGCAGCCGTGCTCGCCGAAGAGACAGCCGCACGCCGAGGCAGCTACTCACAGGTGCTTGCCTGGCGCATACCGCATACGCTAATGATGCAGACGCAGGGATTTGTCTTCATGGTTTTTTGGCGAACGGCCGGCCTGATGCTGCTGGGAATGGGACTGATGAAGCTGGGCGTGCTGTCCGGCATGCGGTCGCCGCGGTACTACCTGCTGATGATCATCACGGGTTACGGAATCGGGCTGCCGCTGTCCGGCTACGGTGCGGGCTCACTCATCGCGCACGGTTTCGACATTGTCTACCGACTCACGAGCGGCAATCACTACAGCTATACCGGGAGCGTTCTGGTGGCTCTCGGGCACACGGGGGTCATAATGCTGGTCTGCCAGTTCGGTTTTCTTGAAGGTCTGACCTGGCGCCTGGCGGCGGTCGGCCGGACGGCCCTGACCAACTACCTGGCACAAACCCTTATCTGCACGACCATCTTCTACGGGTACGGTCTTGGGTTGTTCGGAAGGATCGACCGTTTCGGCCTGTGGGCGTTCGTCCTGGGCGTGTGGCTGGTGCAACTCTGGCTGAGTCCGATCTGGCTGAAACGGTTCCGCTTCGGCCCCGCCGAATGGCTCTGGCGGTCGCTCACCTACGGGCGATTGCAACCGATGCGGGTGGCGCACTCGGACCCGCCGGACACGCATCCGGAACATCCCCTGTAG
- a CDS encoding metallophosphoesterase, with product MRKFAQNITWLLLPLFAASAGSVCHARDGAGLVHAAAGPVSSPDYSRSADSLNDGPHVFWQSDTSAIVFYLCNDEVTRQTYRVSDTLRFFGFCRDTAVQYVIPAAPAVPGPHVFTGVPKIFAVSDIEGDYEHLVDIFTKGGVIDDSGRWAWGRGHLVVLGDVFDRGDYVTECLWLIRRLETEAGQSGGAVHFVLGNHELMILRGDERYVRDKYLDGIVRATRIKHEDLYGPDMELGRWLRSKHSAVKINDVVFVHGGISPAVIERGLSLADINETVRSGLDLRSSQVAFNDAVGFLFGGEGPLWYRGYHYEMEDSYPMASESQIDSLLSYYGARAVVVGHTHVDQVSGLRGNRVMAIDIPVDELGTLQALLWEGDRFFRVTGTGELQPLD from the coding sequence ATGAGGAAGTTCGCACAGAACATTACCTGGCTGTTGCTGCCGTTGTTTGCAGCCTCAGCCGGCTCCGTGTGTCATGCTCGCGACGGCGCTGGATTGGTTCACGCCGCCGCCGGGCCTGTCAGTTCCCCTGACTATTCGAGATCGGCAGATTCGCTCAATGACGGCCCCCATGTGTTCTGGCAGTCGGATACGTCGGCGATCGTGTTTTACCTCTGCAACGACGAGGTCACGCGCCAAACGTACCGGGTTTCCGATACGCTGCGGTTCTTCGGGTTCTGTCGGGATACCGCCGTTCAGTACGTGATACCTGCGGCGCCGGCCGTTCCCGGGCCGCACGTTTTTACCGGGGTTCCCAAGATCTTCGCCGTCTCCGACATAGAGGGTGATTACGAACACCTTGTTGACATCTTCACAAAGGGCGGCGTGATCGATGACAGTGGCCGCTGGGCCTGGGGACGCGGGCATCTCGTCGTGCTTGGTGACGTCTTTGACCGGGGTGACTACGTTACCGAGTGCCTCTGGCTGATTCGCAGGCTCGAAACGGAGGCCGGGCAGAGCGGCGGCGCCGTTCACTTCGTACTGGGCAATCACGAGTTGATGATCCTGCGGGGCGACGAGAGGTACGTTCGTGATAAGTACCTTGACGGGATTGTCCGGGCCACGAGGATCAAACACGAGGACCTTTACGGTCCGGACATGGAACTGGGAAGGTGGCTGCGCTCGAAGCACTCTGCCGTTAAAATCAACGACGTCGTTTTTGTCCACGGCGGGATTTCTCCGGCCGTGATCGAGCGTGGACTCAGCCTGGCTGATATCAACGAAACGGTTCGCTCCGGCCTTGACCTGCGCTCGTCGCAGGTGGCGTTCAATGATGCCGTCGGGTTCCTCTTCGGAGGCGAGGGTCCCCTGTGGTATCGCGGTTACCACTATGAGATGGAAGACTCATATCCAATGGCCTCCGAAAGCCAGATCGACAGCCTGTTGAGCTATTACGGCGCCCGGGCCGTGGTGGTCGGCCATACGCACGTCGACCAGGTGTCGGGGCTTCGTGGAAATCGGGTCATGGCGATTGACATTCCGGTCGATGAGTTAGGCACGTTGCAGGCGCTGCTGTGGGAAGGGGACCGGTTCTTTCGCGTAACCGGGACGGGAGAATTGCAGCCGCTGGACTGA
- a CDS encoding radical SAM protein — translation MAYQKALPNYLKILAGEVGPRFKSLDLSERVTEAFTILKDCELCSRRCRVDRTSGELGYCEAGDTAAVSSCFDHLGEEPFLVPSFTIFFKSCTFACLFCQNWEISQVGQTGADYYVTESELAAAIDGHSYCRNVNFVGGEPTPWLPFILKTLQYVKSDIPVVWNSNFYMSGKSMELLRGVVDVYLSDLKYGNDRCAARLSDVPDYSRVVRENHLKAGQDAELVIRHLVLPGHVDCCTRPVLQFIAENMGDRVVVNLMDQYRPCYKAHQVSGLDRRITAEEFESCVDQATRLGLNFIT, via the coding sequence ATGGCTTATCAGAAAGCGCTTCCGAATTACCTGAAGATTCTGGCCGGAGAAGTCGGGCCGAGGTTCAAATCCCTGGACCTCAGCGAACGCGTGACGGAAGCTTTCACGATTCTCAAGGATTGTGAGCTCTGCTCCCGACGGTGCCGGGTCGACCGCACGTCCGGCGAACTGGGGTACTGTGAGGCGGGCGACACTGCAGCCGTGTCGTCATGCTTTGATCACCTCGGGGAAGAGCCTTTCCTTGTCCCTTCGTTCACTATTTTCTTCAAATCCTGCACGTTTGCGTGCCTGTTCTGCCAGAATTGGGAGATATCGCAGGTCGGGCAAACCGGCGCGGATTACTATGTGACGGAGTCGGAACTGGCCGCGGCCATCGATGGGCACAGTTACTGCCGGAATGTGAACTTCGTCGGCGGCGAACCGACACCGTGGCTGCCATTCATTCTCAAGACTCTCCAGTACGTGAAGTCCGATATCCCGGTGGTGTGGAATTCCAATTTCTACATGTCCGGAAAATCCATGGAGTTGCTCCGGGGAGTTGTGGATGTCTACTTGTCTGATCTCAAGTACGGCAACGACCGCTGCGCCGCGAGACTGTCCGATGTGCCGGACTACTCCAGGGTGGTGCGGGAGAACCACCTGAAGGCCGGGCAGGATGCGGAACTGGTTATCCGTCACCTCGTGCTGCCCGGCCATGTGGACTGCTGCACCAGGCCGGTGCTGCAGTTCATTGCCGAGAACATGGGTGATCGGGTCGTTGTGAACCTGATGGACCAGTACCGGCCCTGTTACAAGGCTCACCAGGTTTCCGGTCTTGACCGGAGAATCACGGCCGAGGAGTTTGAAAGCTGCGTGGACCAAGCCACTCGCCTCGGCCTGAACTTCATAACGTAG
- a CDS encoding metallophosphoesterase, whose amino-acid sequence MAERQEPIEPRYDGRGFFPYLTAFLLIVTVSCSDTPMEPTNAPPHITSGDFVLAVVSERFCFEPAFTDPDGPDAIITYENYPSWLSADSDSLCGTPGETATDTCFVVIVSDGAATDTLVVTLTVIAAGGRPRILSPGAVEAAGGVYFRYQGVAFDSDDSVITISFVDYPTWLAADADSIFGTPLDGSTDTSFVVIASDGSLADSLTVAVKLVRCIIVYGDTRTNDDVHRQIVNLMLPLNPSTVFHVGDLVDDGNSAAEWVTFNSIVSDLVSVAKFYPALGNHEHQAPLYFDNFDLPNNEQWYSVERNNTHFIVLNSCVAIDAASPQYRWLEADLAGVPDSIRFIITVFHYPPYSTGTHVEDELGLRQTLVPLFERYGVDIAFTGHDHDYERSFCGGRYYIVTGGGGAPLRGQARQHPCSQLFVSKYHFCKLSMIGERLIVKVYDVNFELIDQFEPGQSSVDTVGEPTAGIQ is encoded by the coding sequence ATGGCCGAGCGACAAGAACCCATCGAACCCCGCTACGACGGCAGGGGCTTCTTTCCGTACCTGACCGCCTTTCTCCTGATCGTGACCGTGTCCTGCTCCGATACTCCCATGGAGCCGACCAATGCGCCGCCGCATATCACTTCCGGTGACTTCGTCCTTGCTGTGGTTAGCGAAAGGTTCTGTTTTGAGCCGGCATTTACCGATCCCGACGGCCCGGACGCAATCATCACGTACGAGAACTACCCGTCATGGCTGAGCGCCGACTCCGACAGCCTCTGCGGCACGCCCGGTGAGACCGCCACTGACACCTGTTTTGTGGTCATCGTCTCCGACGGCGCAGCCACCGACACGCTTGTCGTGACGCTGACGGTAATCGCGGCCGGGGGGCGACCCCGAATCCTTTCGCCCGGCGCAGTTGAGGCCGCCGGAGGAGTCTACTTCCGATACCAGGGCGTAGCATTTGATTCGGATGACTCGGTTATCACGATATCATTTGTGGACTATCCGACCTGGCTGGCCGCCGACGCGGACAGTATTTTCGGCACCCCTCTCGACGGGTCGACGGACACGAGTTTTGTGGTCATCGCGAGCGACGGGTCACTGGCCGATTCGCTTACCGTAGCGGTGAAACTTGTCCGCTGTATAATCGTATATGGTGACACACGGACCAATGATGACGTACACCGGCAAATCGTGAACCTGATGCTGCCGCTTAATCCGAGCACGGTGTTCCACGTCGGCGATCTGGTCGACGACGGCAATTCCGCTGCTGAATGGGTGACCTTCAACAGTATCGTGTCCGATCTCGTGTCGGTCGCCAAGTTTTACCCCGCACTCGGAAATCACGAGCACCAGGCACCACTGTACTTCGACAACTTCGACCTCCCGAACAACGAGCAATGGTACTCGGTGGAGAGAAACAACACTCACTTCATCGTTCTCAACTCGTGCGTCGCCATCGACGCGGCGTCGCCGCAGTACCGCTGGCTCGAGGCCGACCTGGCCGGCGTTCCCGACTCGATCAGGTTCATCATCACGGTGTTTCACTATCCCCCATACAGCACCGGCACGCACGTCGAGGACGAGCTGGGGCTGCGCCAGACACTGGTCCCGTTGTTTGAGCGGTACGGGGTGGATATCGCGTTCACCGGTCACGATCACGATTACGAGCGCTCGTTCTGCGGCGGAAGGTACTACATTGTGACGGGCGGAGGGGGCGCGCCGCTTCGCGGACAGGCCAGGCAACACCCCTGCAGCCAGCTTTTTGTCAGTAAATACCATTTCTGTAAATTATCGATGATCGGTGAAAGATTGATTGTCAAAGTGTACGACGTCAACTTCGAACTCATCGATCAGTTCGAACCAGGGCAGTCATCCGTAGATACGGTTGGCGAGCCGACCGCGGGGATCCAATAA